One window of the Thermostaphylospora chromogena genome contains the following:
- a CDS encoding DUF2637 domain-containing protein, translated as MKIRTGDRLPGSLLVGASLLVVAALIGAGIVGYEAQRLFALAHNHIGPETEADRLRAVIIAALPDVGWVAMALVALVAALRGQSSLRARVGVVVFFGLSLGAQVLYAPRTLEGILVAIIAPVAMAWMLETLVVEVRRWAAARRA; from the coding sequence GTGAAGATCCGCACTGGCGACCGGCTGCCCGGCAGCCTGCTCGTCGGGGCAAGCCTGCTCGTCGTCGCCGCACTCATCGGCGCTGGCATCGTGGGCTACGAGGCACAGCGTCTCTTCGCGTTGGCGCACAACCACATCGGCCCCGAGACCGAAGCCGACAGGCTGCGAGCGGTCATCATCGCCGCCCTGCCTGATGTCGGATGGGTCGCCATGGCCCTAGTCGCCCTGGTCGCCGCGCTACGCGGCCAGTCGTCGCTCAGGGCGCGCGTCGGCGTGGTCGTGTTCTTCGGCCTGTCGCTCGGCGCACAGGTGCTTTACGCTCCGCGAACCCTCGAAGGCATCCTCGTTGCGATCATCGCGCCCGTGGCCATGGCATGGATGCTCGAAACCCTGGTCGTCGAGGTGCGCCGATGGGCGGCTGCCCGGCGGGCCTGA
- a CDS encoding tyrosine-type recombinase/integrase, with protein sequence MPGADVDTVDALPDHEWALVAGWLESKLGATTRRGYLADIAAFIRWRDAVAPGVSLLQITDSHLNHYRDQLATGRAPAGLARPGRPLAAATVARRLSSLSSLYAYAVRHRSLAANPAEPVVRPKLSSEGTTPARTIEEQAALVNGAEAIAERYPADAAAVALLAVCALRVGELTALTVGQIHEDAGHCVVTFRRKGGDTARIPVPPRVCRLLAPLLDGRPTDAPLFTREDGRPFDRWRMTTALRRAATAAGINPKGLTPHTARATAATALIEAKVPLADVQKLLGHASPVTTQRYNRGTKELDGHAAYQMALLLARNG encoded by the coding sequence GTGCCCGGCGCCGACGTGGACACCGTGGACGCCCTGCCCGACCACGAGTGGGCGCTGGTCGCCGGGTGGCTGGAGTCCAAGCTGGGCGCGACCACCCGGCGCGGCTACCTGGCCGACATCGCCGCGTTCATCCGCTGGCGCGACGCGGTCGCTCCGGGGGTGTCCCTGTTGCAGATCACCGACAGCCACCTGAACCACTACCGCGACCAGCTCGCCACCGGTCGCGCGCCCGCCGGCCTGGCCCGGCCCGGCCGCCCACTGGCGGCCGCCACCGTCGCCCGCCGCCTGTCGAGCCTGAGCAGCTTGTACGCCTACGCGGTGCGCCACCGCTCCCTGGCGGCCAACCCCGCCGAGCCCGTCGTGCGCCCGAAGCTCTCCAGCGAGGGCACCACCCCGGCCCGCACCATCGAGGAGCAGGCCGCCCTCGTGAACGGCGCCGAGGCCATCGCCGAGCGCTACCCGGCCGACGCGGCCGCCGTCGCGCTGCTGGCCGTGTGCGCGCTGCGCGTCGGCGAGCTGACCGCGCTCACGGTCGGCCAGATCCACGAGGACGCCGGGCACTGCGTGGTGACCTTCCGCCGCAAGGGCGGCGACACCGCGCGCATCCCGGTACCGCCGCGGGTATGCCGCCTGCTGGCCCCGCTCCTCGACGGGCGGCCTACCGACGCGCCGCTGTTCACCCGCGAGGACGGCCGCCCCTTCGACCGCTGGCGGATGACCACCGCCCTGCGCCGCGCAGCCACGGCCGCCGGGATCAACCCCAAGGGCCTGACCCCGCACACTGCCCGTGCCACCGCCGCCACGGCCCTGATCGAGGCCAAGGTGCCCCTCGCCGACGTGCAAAAGCTCCTCGGCCACGCCTCACCGGTGACAACGCAGCGCTACAACCGCGGCACCAAGGAACTCGACGGGCACGCGGCCTACCAGATGGCCCTCCTCCTCGCACGCAACGGGTGA
- a CDS encoding type IV secretory system conjugative DNA transfer family protein produces the protein MGAPSARVRLPPGHRVDDRRPSERQVRAAAGRIIDAPGPVVVTSIRGDLIDHTAGLRQQVGTLHVFNPEGVGEYGSTFRWNPVAGCTNMQTAIRRAGHMVEAVEASGLTDATFWSDQAVQVLSSFMHAADLYEGGTLATVYAWLVGDSPVPLEILDTALHAEPAAAAVIRRFRSLPPKTRQSVELTCRNVLRFMTLPEIAQAVMPDPRIPEFVISDFLQSRDTLYLSLRPRLGRRFRRCCARCSLSSSMRRCCSGHGCRRAGSTRRCPWSSTRSPT, from the coding sequence ATGGGTGCACCGTCAGCGCGTGTACGCCTCCCTCCAGGACATCGTGTTGACGATCGCCGCCCCTCAGAAAGGCAAGTCCGCGCGGCAGCAGGGCGGATCATCGACGCGCCCGGCCCCGTCGTTGTCACCAGCATCCGAGGCGATCTGATCGACCATACGGCGGGCCTGCGTCAGCAGGTCGGCACGCTGCACGTGTTCAACCCCGAGGGAGTCGGCGAGTACGGCAGCACGTTCCGATGGAACCCCGTCGCAGGCTGCACGAACATGCAAACCGCGATCCGTCGGGCCGGGCACATGGTCGAGGCCGTCGAGGCCAGCGGCCTGACCGACGCGACGTTCTGGTCAGACCAGGCCGTACAGGTGCTCAGCTCGTTCATGCACGCGGCTGACCTGTACGAGGGCGGCACCCTGGCCACGGTGTACGCCTGGCTCGTGGGGGACTCGCCTGTGCCGCTGGAGATCCTCGACACGGCCCTGCACGCCGAGCCTGCGGCCGCCGCGGTAATCCGCCGGTTCCGAAGCCTGCCACCCAAAACTCGGCAGTCGGTAGAGCTGACATGCCGTAACGTCCTGCGGTTCATGACCTTGCCGGAGATCGCCCAGGCCGTCATGCCTGACCCGCGCATACCCGAGTTCGTGATCAGCGACTTCCTACAGTCACGTGACACGCTGTACCTGTCGCTTCGGCCGAGGCTGGGTCGCCGGTTCCGCCGCTGCTGTGCGCGCTGCTCGCTGAGCTCAAGCATGAGGCGGTGCTGCTCGGGTCACGGTTGCCGGCGGGCAGGCTCGACCCGCCGCTGTCCATGGAGCTCGACGAGGTCGCCAACGTGA
- a CDS encoding ParA family protein, translating to MIAVANDKGGVGKTSITANLSALYATAGYRVLALDLNRQANLSDDLGYRGSPVDDQGAGLLATLLAGQPVRPVPVPGRPGLDVVPGGVALGDLTGVMVGRVQQRGRQAFRALAVSLAPVAAGYDVVIIDTPPENTLLVDLALGAARWLIMPTKTDGGGLVGMQLLAERYIIAREINPDLELLGVVLFGTTRGATAIHRSVRDQVERAFGTGTSPMLTAMIGHSERIAVESRALGRVAHELESDAASQPAWWEALRAGDRTARRIPPTAANVAEDYRKLAAEVLDRLAAAESVETGNAEEVRGE from the coding sequence GTGATCGCAGTAGCGAACGACAAGGGCGGCGTCGGCAAGACCAGCATCACGGCGAACCTCAGTGCTTTGTACGCGACCGCGGGTTACCGCGTGCTTGCCCTTGACCTCAACCGACAGGCCAATCTGTCAGATGATCTCGGCTACCGTGGCAGTCCGGTTGACGACCAGGGCGCGGGCCTGCTCGCCACGCTATTGGCCGGTCAACCGGTGCGGCCGGTACCGGTACCTGGGCGGCCTGGCCTCGACGTCGTGCCGGGCGGTGTCGCCCTCGGCGACCTGACCGGCGTCATGGTCGGCCGAGTGCAGCAGCGCGGCCGCCAGGCGTTCCGGGCGCTCGCTGTATCACTGGCACCCGTGGCAGCCGGGTATGACGTGGTGATCATCGATACCCCGCCCGAGAACACGCTGCTGGTCGATCTGGCGCTTGGCGCGGCCCGATGGTTGATCATGCCGACGAAGACGGACGGCGGCGGCCTCGTCGGCATGCAGCTACTCGCCGAGCGGTACATCATCGCCCGCGAGATCAACCCTGATCTAGAGCTGCTCGGCGTGGTCCTGTTCGGTACCACTCGGGGCGCGACCGCGATTCACCGGAGCGTGCGCGATCAGGTCGAACGCGCGTTTGGTACTGGCACCTCGCCGATGCTTACGGCGATGATCGGCCACTCAGAGCGGATCGCGGTGGAGAGCCGCGCCCTCGGCCGAGTGGCGCACGAGCTCGAATCGGATGCGGCGAGTCAACCCGCATGGTGGGAGGCGCTGCGGGCTGGCGACCGTACGGCGCGACGCATCCCGCCGACAGCGGCCAACGTGGCTGAGGACTACCGCAAATTGGCGGCGGAGGTCCTCGACCGCCTGGCGGCCGCCGAGAGCGTCGAGACTGGCAATGCTGAGGAGGTCCGTGGTGAGTGA
- a CDS encoding GntR family transcriptional regulator: MVNPRDPRTPYQQIADDLREKITRGVYGPGDRLPSYSELSRTWNVSVPTVQRALRTLKAEGLITGSTGKGLFVREQLPMMAVSASYLAPGPDGTWPTWKSEAAKRGMTGTQRLAYVGRVPVDDLPDDIAISGGEENVITRRRIMYLDGVPVQLADSIYPLSVAEGTPLAEPQPIPGGTPKLLAELGYQPWEYEEIVTARMPTPEEADQLQLADGVPVIRIMRTSTTADGRVVEVMVMTLAADRHQLHYRLPVHT; the protein is encoded by the coding sequence ATGGTCAACCCGCGAGATCCGCGAACGCCATATCAGCAGATCGCTGATGATCTGAGGGAAAAGATCACCAGGGGTGTCTACGGGCCCGGCGACCGCTTGCCGTCCTATAGCGAGTTGAGCCGCACGTGGAACGTCAGCGTCCCCACCGTGCAGCGAGCCCTCAGAACGCTAAAAGCCGAAGGACTCATCACCGGCAGCACCGGCAAAGGGCTGTTCGTCCGTGAGCAGCTACCCATGATGGCTGTTTCCGCCTCCTACCTCGCGCCCGGCCCTGACGGCACATGGCCCACGTGGAAGTCAGAAGCCGCTAAGCGGGGCATGACCGGCACACAGCGCCTTGCGTACGTAGGGCGCGTGCCGGTCGACGACCTGCCGGACGATATCGCGATCTCCGGCGGTGAGGAGAACGTGATCACGCGACGCCGGATCATGTACCTCGACGGCGTGCCCGTGCAGCTCGCCGACTCCATCTATCCGCTGAGCGTGGCGGAGGGAACGCCGCTCGCTGAGCCTCAGCCGATCCCCGGCGGTACGCCGAAGCTACTCGCTGAGCTTGGCTATCAGCCCTGGGAGTATGAGGAGATCGTGACCGCCCGCATGCCGACACCGGAGGAAGCTGACCAGTTGCAACTCGCGGATGGCGTCCCGGTGATCCGGATCATGCGGACCTCGACCACCGCTGACGGCCGAGTGGTCGAGGTCATGGTGATGACGCTGGCGGCGGACCGTCACCAGCTCCACTACCGGCTACCGGTCCACACCTGA